A region of Panicum virgatum strain AP13 chromosome 8N, P.virgatum_v5, whole genome shotgun sequence DNA encodes the following proteins:
- the LOC120685514 gene encoding calcium-binding protein CBP-like yields MAGYPPPGSGYPYGPAAGGSGGYGAPPPYGSSPGPSAPPYGDKPPKEGKTSSSSAPPYYGAPPYGDKPPKEGKTSSSAPPYYGAPPSSQPYGGGSGGYGAQQYGAPYGAPPPSSAPPYGAPPHAPAPYGAPPPAYGAPGGYGGSPFASLVPSAFPPGTDPNVVACFQAADRDGSGMIDDKELQSALSGYNQSFSLRTVHLLIYLFTNTNVRKIGHKEFTSVFYSLQNWRAIFERFDRDRSGKIDSSELRDALLSLGYSVSPTVLDLLVSKFDKTGGKSRAIEYDNFIECCLTVKGLTEKFKEKDTAYSGSATFTYEAFMLTVLPFLIA; encoded by the exons ATGGCCGGCTACCCGCCGCCCGGCTCCGGCTACCCCTACGGCCCCGCCGCAGGGGGGAGCGGAGGCTacggcgccccgccgccgtacGGCTCCTCCCCCGGCCCCTCCGCCCCGCCCTACGGCGACAAGCCCCCCAAGGAAGGCaagacctcctcctcctccgcgccgccctaCTACGGCGCCCCGCCCTACGGCGACAAGCCCCCCAAGGAAGGCAagacctcctcctccgcgccgccctaCTACGGCGCCCCGCCCTCCTCCCAGCcctacggcggcggcagcggaggctaCGGCGCCCAGCAGTACGGTGCGCCCTAcggcgccccgccgccctcGTCCGCCCCTCCCTacggcgcgccgccgcacgcgcccgcgccctacggggccccgccgccggcgtacgGGGCCCCGGGCGGGTACGGCGGGAGCCCCTTCGCGTCGCTGGTCCCGTCCGCGTTCCCGCCCGGGACCGACCCCAACGTGGTGGCCTGCTTCCAGGCGGCGGACCGCGACGGCAGCGGGATGATCGACGACAAGGAGCTGCAGTCCGCGCTCTCCGGCTACAACCAGAGCTTCAGCCTCCGCACCGTCCACCTCCTCATCTACCTATTCACCAACACCAACGTCCGAAAGATCG GGCACAAGGAATTTACTTCTGTGTTTTACAGTCTTCAGAATTGGAGA GCAATATTTGAAAGGTTCGATCGTGATCGGAGTGGTAAGATTGACTCATCTGAACTCCGTGATGCTCTTCTCAGTCTGGGATATTCTGTCTCTCCAACTGTGCTGGACCTGCTTGTGTCTAAATTTGACAAGACTGGGGGCAAGAGCAGAGCAATTGAATATGATAACTTCATTGA ATGTTGTCTCACTGTTAAG GGACTGACTGAGAAGTTCAAGGAGAAGGACACGGCATACTCGGGATCTGCGACTTTTACTTATGAGGCTTTCATGCTGACCGTGCTCCCTTTCCTCATCGCCTAG